A window of Myxococcales bacterium contains these coding sequences:
- a CDS encoding hemolysin III family protein gives MMAMAGPVVVEKPKLRGASHAVAFVLSFALTAWLVSRAHTTTGKLGCGAFGFAVALLFGTSALYHRIDWTAEARARMRKLDHSAIFVLIAGGYTPLLAIVPAADGSRVALVAMWAGALLGVVKSLLWAHAPKWVTAVVCVVLGWTGAFAVYTRVPVTGGASALCIIGAGVLYSVGALVYAKKKPDPWPAVFGYHEVFHALVIVATLCLYVHADLVLRAVGG, from the coding sequence ATGATGGCAATGGCGGGGCCCGTCGTGGTCGAAAAACCAAAGCTTCGCGGCGCGTCGCACGCCGTGGCGTTCGTCCTGTCGTTTGCGCTCACCGCGTGGCTCGTGTCGAGGGCGCACACGACGACGGGTAAGCTCGGTTGTGGGGCCTTCGGTTTCGCGGTCGCGCTCCTCTTCGGCACGAGCGCCCTCTACCACCGCATCGACTGGACGGCCGAGGCGCGGGCGCGCATGCGAAAGCTCGATCACTCGGCGATCTTCGTGCTCATCGCGGGCGGGTACACGCCGCTGCTCGCGATCGTGCCCGCGGCCGACGGGAGCCGCGTGGCGCTCGTGGCCATGTGGGCCGGCGCGCTGCTCGGCGTCGTGAAGTCGCTCCTGTGGGCCCACGCGCCGAAGTGGGTCACCGCCGTCGTGTGCGTGGTGCTCGGGTGGACGGGCGCCTTCGCCGTGTACACGCGCGTCCCCGTGACCGGAGGGGCCTCCGCGCTGTGCATCATCGGCGCCGGGGTGCTCTACAGCGTGGGCGCGCTCGTCTACGCCAAAAAGAAGCCCGATCCGTGGCCCGCGGTGTTCGGCTACCACGAGGTGTTCCACGCGCTCGTGATCGTGGCCACGCTCTGCCTCTACGTGCACGCCGACCTCGTGCTCCGCGCCGTCGGGGGCTGA